From the genome of Haloplanus sp. XH21, one region includes:
- a CDS encoding ParA family protein — translation MTESPRGWGVTPSTGIPTIAFGNQKGGTGKTTATINSAAALASRDHDVLAIDMDPQADMTKGLGLGPGDDNDPSSPKNDLPNTLATDDANLLDVLVDNPRTHDTTLSEIVIHSDDYEHLNFDLVPSHKDMGLARDWMDDASARLSLKTALEELVDDGYDYDFILIDCPPDLSVLTDAAFIAAQNVFLAAQTQATSRDALDDLWDQLESIEDNQQIEIAIVGLLANMYRDDGQSQKFLEAFDESYASLAPIFKLPMRVAIQRAWDNGCDIFEWEDANDQQVERDLFLEVAETMERAFDKTQVEV, via the coding sequence ATGACCGAGTCACCTCGTGGCTGGGGCGTCACACCATCGACCGGTATTCCCACGATCGCCTTCGGCAATCAGAAGGGCGGGACTGGGAAGACAACGGCGACGATAAACAGTGCAGCGGCACTGGCCTCGCGAGATCACGATGTCCTCGCGATCGATATGGATCCACAGGCCGATATGACGAAAGGCCTGGGGCTTGGCCCAGGCGACGACAACGACCCCTCAAGCCCGAAAAACGACCTTCCAAATACGCTCGCGACTGATGACGCGAATCTTCTCGATGTCCTCGTCGACAATCCACGCACGCACGACACGACACTCTCAGAAATCGTGATCCATAGCGACGATTACGAACACCTGAACTTCGACCTCGTGCCGAGCCACAAAGACATGGGGCTTGCCCGGGATTGGATGGACGATGCAAGTGCTCGTCTCTCGCTGAAAACTGCCCTCGAGGAGCTGGTGGACGACGGTTACGACTACGATTTTATCTTGATCGACTGCCCACCAGATCTCTCGGTGCTGACGGATGCAGCCTTTATCGCGGCCCAGAACGTGTTCCTGGCCGCACAAACCCAAGCCACATCACGGGATGCCCTAGACGATCTCTGGGACCAGCTGGAATCCATCGAGGATAATCAACAGATCGAGATTGCGATCGTGGGACTGCTGGCAAACATGTACAGAGACGATGGGCAGTCACAGAAGTTCCTGGAGGCATTTGACGAGTCATATGCGTCACTAGCGCCGATCTTCAAGCTTCCAATGCGGGTAGCGATACAGCGCGCGTGGGACAACGGCTGCGATATTTTCGAATGGGAGGACGCAAACGACCAACAAGTCGAACGCGACCTCTTCCTGGAGGTTGCTGAGACAATGGAACGAGCGTTCGACAAAACGCAGGTGGAGGTGTAA
- a CDS encoding tyrosine-type recombinase/integrase, producing the protein MSDATTPEINRDWDDVDGVSWTLLDLDELVDAYWAVVAPVMETDGLDPKREKPTHSWLRDHGFRPLLYALREYHDRTFAEFWREDLEVDAVESGYDWATDHERTIEALESFLTSRRERKGLADSSIDTLRYRLNRYVAAYCEENDTDDLVTPVARDGDIPAYKAVDACWAAFDRLHVDLDGGQTKRRIHLAVSNWYAHLVRRKWAAVNPADGLDDEFDWSNGNDDDSDTPCLATEHVRALYKAADDQEDRLLVLALCAWGLRPNEVASLRARQFVLDVSTDEIPYITFEERKNGPGEVSLLYGKEVLEDRLATFADHDDWSGYLFPSPHASGGPISRWTVWNRFTKLADRAGLPDEIGGVSPSPKMGRRFWYDGYSSSLDVVLGSLDEIAAEQGSASADVVLQNYLSDSRARKLRREYMRDQLAAAFGEE; encoded by the coding sequence GTGAGCGACGCAACGACACCAGAAATCAATCGGGACTGGGACGACGTCGACGGCGTCTCGTGGACCCTCCTCGATCTCGACGAACTCGTCGACGCGTACTGGGCTGTCGTCGCTCCGGTGATGGAGACAGACGGGCTCGATCCAAAACGAGAGAAACCGACACACAGCTGGCTCCGCGACCACGGCTTCCGACCGCTCCTTTACGCCCTACGGGAGTATCACGACAGGACCTTCGCAGAGTTTTGGCGTGAGGATCTCGAAGTCGACGCCGTAGAATCGGGCTACGACTGGGCAACCGACCACGAGCGGACTATCGAGGCACTCGAGTCCTTCCTTACGTCACGGCGGGAGCGGAAGGGGCTCGCAGACTCGTCAATCGATACCCTCCGCTACCGATTGAACCGCTACGTCGCCGCCTACTGCGAGGAGAATGATACCGATGACCTCGTGACCCCCGTTGCTCGAGACGGCGACATCCCAGCCTACAAAGCAGTCGATGCGTGTTGGGCAGCGTTCGACCGCCTACACGTGGATCTCGACGGTGGGCAAACCAAACGCCGGATTCATCTCGCGGTTTCGAACTGGTATGCGCATCTGGTGCGTCGGAAATGGGCTGCGGTGAACCCCGCTGACGGCCTCGACGACGAGTTTGATTGGTCTAACGGCAATGACGACGATTCGGATACGCCATGTCTCGCCACCGAGCATGTTCGCGCACTCTACAAGGCGGCTGACGACCAAGAGGACCGTCTCCTGGTACTCGCCCTGTGTGCATGGGGTCTTCGTCCGAATGAGGTGGCTAGCCTACGAGCGCGTCAATTCGTCCTTGACGTCTCTACCGACGAAATACCGTATATTACGTTCGAGGAGCGGAAGAACGGACCCGGCGAGGTGTCGCTACTCTACGGTAAAGAGGTACTCGAAGACCGCCTCGCAACGTTTGCTGATCACGACGACTGGAGCGGGTACCTGTTTCCATCACCACACGCCTCAGGCGGCCCGATTTCCCGATGGACAGTCTGGAACCGTTTCACAAAACTCGCTGACCGAGCGGGCCTTCCTGACGAGATCGGGGGTGTGTCACCCTCGCCAAAGATGGGTCGACGCTTCTGGTATGACGGCTATTCCTCGTCACTCGACGTCGTCCTCGGAAGCCTCGATGAGATTGCGGCCGAACAAGGAAGCGCGAGTGCCGACGTCGTATTGCAGAATTATCTCTCAGATTCGCGGGCCCGGAAGCTTCGTCGAGAGTATATGCGGGACCAGCTAGCTGCCGCCTTCGGGGAGGAGTGA
- a CDS encoding homing endonuclease associated repeat-containing protein, which produces MGGLVDYDYDFFEEYQSDVLDDLPSIEQLIRLDDEVANKVMMPRYEGPVDPIEWTFLENYYSGLFADFITDRIQGLADTEPIETNRDRFHGFREDIVSVNQNLPAQRAARSGVISKPAETVLLKRLRQLGFDPSALDVSHIGSGGGLYLLELFVTAAQQEALSDSELLTALLDEADSLGSISKDAAMSRLHRPVLMVSLWDNQEEGLNKWLDNGRHGILEMATATGKTVAGIAAIAECCGVLPEGPDHEPRTDDAKIMIVAHSNAILKQWEQEIQEKLGLPMPAGQTGEQADRVSFSSGEVEFYTAQSLLPRYDRDLADQYDLVIYDEVHHYSNLDGYGAAIDRPNYRAAMGLSATIGDDGELKREQLTELLGDVVHTYGVEDARRDGIIPEFDWTVHPTPLDPYEREEWDEATESISDQFKHIRRSTATKRILKQIPVPFTELEDLGDFIRAHEAASMVFDDEDIPDEWSNLQATIHSRTWIRHRSQPKIEEAIELAKDYLEDPDQPVKLVIFAMDIDTADEIADQLGEVSDHVYRAHSQLETSSKKNNETVQRNINKFGKCENGVLVSPKMLDEGIDVPDAEVGINVAGTKTKLQLVQRMGRVLRKHGDQRPHFHHFIAMPDENYIAGLDSKEYVQELNWVRELGETIGVQPIIEEAGVDAELLERAEQRGHELWARDLLEDLEVETVQGNVNLEQLLDELTVEATEILLDELWLEGERVAQDDWEAAMETLRDSEALSVEGLQRVWWLFPIYRERPTELDELLTASLSALSEEASSGQQSQEGATTNQEGTPTDGESADESTSGESDTPEQKSPSSTSEDNESHEETTSSQGPDSPEPCSSESTEAESDPQVPEIEEEAGSDDEVGSASVFDVLGVGEPPSAISRRLQVDPDTEGSLDETLLTSTGEGGLFSTGYLHQRSLQTYLLNGEEVIFLLASKRQTPEYSDQQLPDLNGYRAITAITPTRVLCAVGDDPENQAIQIRHEDVTSVDVQQAGQLFWKHRTIRIQANNQTLTIPDGTGTDLEDAARYVRIAAYEERCAAGERLLGCCDVVATSNGFTAVEAVLDAAKRQFQSAVEWGERYDLDTARAETGVEFTNTCLERADRQVRFEESLTEAQRLVSNARTASINGEEDRAQQQYRKAKSKLEAVLSTSDHESSSSVVEAKQLHTKLEEALASGADSSGTESKSSTETETEPSTTEQSTGSDNQRPTRDDLINELQTLTEELGAAPKAPEMDNQGSYSTHEYYREFGSWNDALGAASIDRRESLITELERVAAEIGEVPSTTQIDEHSRYSSGMYADEFGTITAAREAADFASGEDFEQESQAHDSTDEPHGQPDDSATTPTPDSGPSRQALLDEIQRLDDGENLVPYASEMDSDGAYKSYDCLQEFGSWDEALEAAGIDKRGRLLEELRRVRDELGHIPKTTEMNHHGRVSAGMYSNFFGSWTEVTSLIGAKEESTNETTESDLSPDTREESNSSPVLNGDRDSILTWEDIPGNSRLPSSIAVQLKEKKRTRSDRVDGRYLVADLNGKEFELKVWQKHGLEIEWEVDTWYILGEARGTVWESDGEVHRLLDSTRDLTAIECGSEPPVEAKS; this is translated from the coding sequence ATGGGGGGACTGGTTGATTACGACTACGACTTTTTCGAGGAATACCAGTCCGACGTTCTCGATGATCTACCGTCCATAGAGCAACTCATCCGATTAGATGATGAGGTCGCTAATAAAGTCATGATGCCCCGGTATGAGGGGCCAGTCGATCCGATCGAATGGACATTCTTAGAGAACTATTACAGCGGCCTATTTGCGGACTTCATTACTGACCGTATTCAGGGCCTCGCCGACACGGAGCCGATCGAAACAAATCGAGACCGATTCCACGGATTCCGGGAGGACATTGTATCCGTAAATCAGAATCTTCCAGCGCAACGGGCGGCACGATCAGGAGTAATTTCGAAGCCCGCAGAAACGGTCCTTCTCAAACGCCTGCGACAGCTTGGCTTCGATCCGAGTGCGCTAGACGTCTCTCATATTGGGAGTGGTGGCGGTCTCTATCTGTTGGAGCTGTTCGTGACCGCCGCCCAGCAAGAAGCACTGTCAGATTCAGAACTCCTGACAGCCCTCCTTGACGAAGCCGATTCGCTGGGCAGCATAAGTAAAGATGCGGCCATGTCCCGCCTGCATCGGCCTGTCCTGATGGTCTCCCTCTGGGATAACCAAGAAGAAGGCCTCAACAAGTGGCTGGACAACGGCCGACACGGAATTCTCGAGATGGCGACGGCCACAGGGAAAACGGTGGCTGGAATCGCCGCCATCGCCGAATGCTGCGGCGTCCTTCCGGAGGGCCCCGACCACGAACCACGAACTGACGACGCGAAAATCATGATCGTCGCCCATTCGAATGCGATCCTCAAGCAGTGGGAGCAGGAGATACAGGAGAAGCTTGGCCTCCCGATGCCTGCCGGACAGACGGGTGAACAGGCAGACCGCGTATCGTTTAGTAGTGGAGAAGTGGAGTTCTATACTGCACAGTCCCTCCTGCCACGATACGACCGTGATCTCGCCGACCAGTACGATCTCGTCATCTACGACGAAGTACACCACTACTCTAATTTAGATGGGTACGGGGCTGCCATCGACAGACCAAACTATCGGGCTGCGATGGGCCTTTCAGCAACGATCGGCGACGACGGTGAACTGAAACGAGAGCAGCTTACCGAGCTGTTGGGTGATGTCGTCCACACGTACGGGGTTGAGGACGCTCGTCGCGACGGAATCATACCCGAATTCGACTGGACTGTACACCCAACGCCGCTCGACCCTTACGAACGGGAAGAGTGGGATGAGGCAACAGAGTCGATCTCCGACCAATTCAAGCACATCCGGCGGTCGACAGCAACCAAGCGGATTCTCAAACAGATTCCTGTCCCGTTTACCGAACTCGAAGACCTCGGGGACTTCATTCGCGCACACGAGGCTGCGTCGATGGTTTTTGACGATGAGGACATACCCGATGAATGGTCGAACCTCCAGGCGACGATTCATTCGCGAACCTGGATCCGCCACCGATCACAGCCGAAGATCGAAGAGGCAATCGAACTGGCGAAGGACTATCTCGAAGACCCAGACCAGCCTGTCAAGCTCGTCATCTTCGCGATGGACATCGACACGGCTGACGAAATCGCAGACCAACTCGGGGAGGTGTCCGATCACGTCTATCGGGCACACAGCCAGCTTGAGACCTCCTCCAAGAAGAACAACGAGACGGTCCAACGTAACATCAACAAGTTCGGGAAATGCGAGAATGGCGTACTCGTCTCTCCTAAGATGCTGGACGAGGGGATTGACGTCCCGGATGCGGAAGTTGGCATCAACGTCGCGGGGACCAAAACGAAGCTTCAGCTCGTACAGCGGATGGGACGGGTCCTCCGCAAACACGGCGATCAGCGGCCCCACTTCCACCATTTCATCGCCATGCCCGACGAGAACTACATTGCGGGGCTGGACTCGAAGGAGTATGTGCAGGAGCTCAACTGGGTGCGGGAGCTGGGGGAGACGATTGGGGTGCAGCCGATCATCGAGGAGGCCGGCGTCGACGCCGAATTGCTGGAACGCGCCGAACAGCGGGGACACGAACTCTGGGCCCGAGATCTGCTTGAGGATCTCGAGGTAGAGACCGTTCAGGGGAACGTCAATCTGGAACAGTTGCTTGATGAACTGACCGTCGAAGCGACAGAAATTCTGCTGGATGAGTTATGGCTGGAGGGGGAACGAGTGGCGCAGGATGACTGGGAAGCTGCGATGGAAACACTTCGTGACTCGGAAGCCCTCTCCGTCGAAGGCCTCCAGCGCGTCTGGTGGCTTTTCCCCATCTATCGAGAGCGACCGACGGAGTTGGATGAGCTATTGACAGCGTCGTTAAGCGCGCTCTCTGAGGAAGCGTCGTCGGGTCAGCAGTCACAAGAAGGAGCAACCACCAACCAAGAAGGAACACCGACCGACGGCGAGTCAGCTGATGAGAGCACAAGTGGGGAGAGCGATACACCGGAGCAGAAGTCACCATCGTCGACGTCAGAAGACAACGAATCACATGAAGAGACAACTTCGTCTCAAGGCCCTGATTCACCGGAGCCATGCAGTTCCGAATCGACAGAAGCCGAGTCGGATCCACAGGTTCCTGAGATCGAAGAGGAGGCCGGCAGCGATGACGAGGTGGGGAGTGCCAGCGTGTTTGACGTGCTGGGAGTCGGTGAGCCGCCCAGCGCTATTTCGAGACGGCTGCAAGTCGACCCTGACACAGAAGGCTCCCTCGACGAAACCCTCCTGACGAGCACGGGTGAGGGCGGTCTCTTCTCCACAGGCTATCTGCACCAGCGATCGCTCCAAACCTACCTGCTGAATGGCGAAGAGGTAATCTTCCTGCTGGCGTCGAAACGCCAGACTCCGGAGTACAGCGACCAGCAGCTGCCAGATCTAAACGGGTATCGGGCGATTACTGCAATTACCCCCACGCGGGTGCTTTGCGCCGTCGGGGATGATCCTGAGAATCAAGCAATCCAGATCCGCCACGAGGACGTCACGAGTGTCGACGTTCAGCAGGCGGGCCAACTATTCTGGAAGCATCGTACAATCCGAATCCAGGCGAATAATCAGACGCTCACAATCCCCGACGGTACCGGAACTGATCTCGAAGATGCTGCGAGATACGTTCGCATCGCTGCGTACGAGGAACGGTGTGCCGCAGGCGAGCGGCTCCTCGGATGCTGCGACGTCGTCGCGACCAGTAACGGGTTCACTGCTGTTGAGGCCGTGTTGGACGCAGCCAAGAGGCAGTTCCAATCCGCTGTGGAATGGGGCGAGCGGTACGATCTTGACACAGCCAGGGCGGAAACCGGTGTGGAGTTCACCAACACCTGTCTTGAGAGAGCTGACCGGCAGGTGCGATTCGAGGAGTCGCTCACAGAGGCTCAGCGACTCGTCAGTAATGCGCGGACAGCCTCGATAAACGGCGAGGAAGATCGGGCACAGCAGCAGTACCGGAAGGCGAAGTCGAAGCTTGAGGCGGTGCTGTCTACCTCAGATCACGAGTCGAGTTCCTCGGTTGTCGAAGCCAAACAACTCCATACGAAACTTGAGGAGGCTCTTGCGTCGGGGGCCGACAGCAGTGGGACGGAGAGCAAATCGAGTACTGAGACCGAGACTGAGCCGTCGACCACAGAGCAGTCCACGGGAAGTGATAATCAACGACCCACCCGGGACGATCTCATCAACGAGCTCCAGACCTTGACAGAAGAACTCGGCGCCGCCCCAAAGGCCCCCGAAATGGACAATCAAGGGTCGTATTCGACCCACGAGTATTATCGGGAGTTCGGTTCGTGGAACGATGCACTGGGCGCCGCCAGTATCGATCGCAGGGAGTCGCTTATCACTGAACTGGAGCGTGTTGCTGCTGAAATCGGAGAGGTCCCGTCGACCACTCAGATCGACGAACACAGTCGATACAGCTCCGGAATGTATGCCGACGAGTTTGGGACGATAACTGCAGCGCGCGAAGCCGCCGACTTCGCCAGCGGGGAAGATTTCGAACAGGAATCGCAAGCCCACGATTCGACCGATGAACCCCACGGTCAGCCTGACGACAGCGCCACTACGCCCACCCCAGATTCTGGACCATCCCGGCAGGCACTCCTCGACGAGATTCAGCGTCTTGATGACGGTGAGAACCTCGTGCCGTACGCGTCGGAGATGGATTCTGACGGTGCGTACAAATCGTATGACTGTCTCCAAGAATTCGGCTCGTGGGATGAAGCGCTGGAAGCTGCAGGAATCGACAAGCGAGGGCGACTCCTTGAGGAACTCCGACGTGTTCGTGACGAACTCGGACATATACCGAAAACGACGGAGATGAACCATCACGGGCGAGTCTCTGCGGGAATGTACTCCAACTTCTTTGGATCGTGGACGGAAGTAACCTCCCTGATTGGTGCGAAAGAAGAGTCGACGAATGAGACGACTGAGTCCGATCTATCTCCCGATACCAGAGAAGAATCAAATTCATCGCCCGTATTGAATGGTGACAGGGATTCCATTCTCACCTGGGAGGACATCCCCGGGAACAGTCGGCTTCCGTCTTCGATTGCAGTTCAGCTGAAAGAGAAGAAACGGACGCGGTCAGATCGTGTAGATGGCCGGTATCTGGTCGCCGATCTCAACGGCAAGGAGTTCGAGCTCAAAGTCTGGCAAAAACACGGGCTCGAGATCGAGTGGGAAGTCGATACCTGGTATATCCTTGGTGAGGCCAGAGGGACAGTCTGGGAAAGCGATGGCGAGGTACACCGACTACTCGATAGCACGAGAGACCTTACGGCGATCGAATGTGGATCTGAGCCACCGGTAGAAGCGAAATCGTGA
- a CDS encoding ATP-binding protein, producing the protein MPIDAGDALVRALHDHNPWWEHGTEAFSLPARQKSDFYHLARPDESGSQFEDQPLLGLVGRRGVGKTTLLHQFIHHRIEAGDDPERFLYLPFDADPLYQLQSDEQLRRAVRYYESRVLGRIEADHPHFILIDDVHQIEHPNKPTIDGWGVPVVELLEDVPGRHVVVTASAGIQVERELESIAMPAEDYDIQPILPEKFRDYLFTLYPDLEEEGTRVSPTSLRTGENSLPAALQSGEIESLVAELRQKYEKVADVERRIQSQVVDYLAMGGSISYDLDGAAESAADLTVDDYAQLREDVRDALYQEVPGFESIQTIADLERLCALAARNRGAEPFRYQELVELFDVDRRTIADSYLPALAELYLLTGVTEYDNSRPRSVRLYLRDTGLVTALADGDASTVRNDFDREADLARVAAFDHTMRFAYGINAIQGNDETPAVQYWRGREGEVDFVFEVDGTPVPIGLAYQSREREESLEAVREFKEAYDVPLGFILAGDTVRGRQPIEDLGEGIVQLPYWLYLLLC; encoded by the coding sequence ATGCCTATCGACGCTGGTGACGCTCTCGTCCGGGCGCTTCACGACCATAATCCGTGGTGGGAACACGGGACAGAAGCATTCTCACTCCCGGCACGGCAAAAGAGCGACTTCTACCATCTCGCCCGTCCCGACGAGTCCGGCAGCCAGTTCGAAGACCAGCCGCTTCTCGGCCTCGTTGGACGGCGGGGGGTCGGCAAAACCACGCTCCTCCACCAGTTCATTCACCATCGCATCGAGGCTGGCGACGATCCGGAACGATTCCTCTATCTGCCCTTCGACGCCGACCCACTCTACCAACTCCAATCGGACGAACAGCTGCGACGCGCAGTTCGGTACTACGAGAGCAGGGTTCTCGGCCGCATCGAAGCAGACCACCCACACTTCATCCTGATCGACGATGTTCATCAGATCGAGCATCCAAACAAGCCGACTATCGACGGATGGGGCGTCCCTGTCGTGGAATTACTCGAGGACGTCCCGGGACGACACGTCGTCGTGACCGCCAGCGCCGGCATTCAAGTCGAACGGGAACTCGAAAGCATCGCGATGCCGGCCGAAGACTACGATATCCAGCCCATTCTCCCCGAGAAGTTCCGGGACTACCTCTTCACGCTGTATCCAGATCTTGAGGAAGAAGGCACTCGCGTGAGCCCCACCTCTCTGCGAACCGGGGAGAACAGCCTGCCAGCGGCTCTCCAGAGTGGCGAGATCGAGTCACTCGTCGCAGAGCTTCGGCAGAAGTACGAGAAGGTTGCAGATGTCGAACGACGCATCCAGTCACAGGTCGTCGACTATCTCGCGATGGGCGGGTCCATCAGCTACGATCTTGACGGCGCCGCCGAGTCGGCAGCAGACCTGACGGTAGATGACTACGCCCAGCTGCGCGAGGACGTTCGCGACGCCCTCTACCAGGAGGTCCCCGGCTTCGAATCGATTCAAACGATCGCGGATCTCGAACGCCTCTGTGCACTCGCCGCCCGGAACCGGGGAGCTGAGCCGTTCCGATATCAGGAACTCGTCGAACTGTTCGACGTCGATCGGCGGACAATCGCCGATAGCTATCTTCCCGCGCTGGCAGAGCTGTACCTGTTAACCGGCGTTACTGAGTACGACAACAGCCGCCCCCGGTCGGTGCGACTCTACCTCCGTGACACAGGGCTAGTGACCGCGCTCGCCGACGGCGACGCCTCGACCGTCCGCAACGATTTTGACCGCGAGGCCGACCTGGCCCGCGTCGCGGCGTTCGACCACACGATGCGGTTCGCCTACGGGATCAACGCCATCCAGGGCAATGACGAGACGCCAGCCGTCCAGTACTGGCGTGGGCGAGAGGGTGAGGTCGATTTCGTCTTCGAGGTGGACGGAACCCCCGTCCCGATCGGGCTAGCGTATCAGTCACGCGAGCGTGAGGAGTCACTCGAAGCCGTTCGAGAATTCAAAGAAGCGTACGACGTGCCACTTGGATTCATCCTCGCTGGTGATACGGTTCGAGGTAGACAACCTATTGAGGATCTCGGTGAGGGAATCGTCCAACTTCCGTACTGGTTGTACTTGCTCCTATGCTAG
- a CDS encoding vWA domain-containing protein: MTGHTDTMNTMYADIEDGKRHDIAVEFITRRAIDCDGEHVHRLLVADQSGKQFTVLATPDSEALLGLKTGATHRISGLLGAAPVTSADDIRAECPDCGGRLRPGQVVDAAGAAVTQAASQLSLDEPFGIIDARATVRRVRDDRSLVDDWTPMDDDRSVTPPDYVCESCGRHVDAYELRETAEADQMLENQVMESASPAPASADMASPETVGLAAGGAKDVANFRENVANRYTPQPEAISDEGLFYDYHFETGTRTESEALFAPRYAAAVSDHPISGETERYLSVGLDSTLSVDEFERPRLDLVAVLDVSGSMDSSFDAYYYDEHGRKREAEDDAATKLEAATQSLCALTEQLHAEDRLGVVLYNHRAHVAKPLRDVGTTDMPAIRRHIREIAAGGSTNLADGFEAAVDMLVGGTPNPDVERRVVFMTDMMPNTGTTGDSELTQLFADAAAEGVHTTFVGMGLDANAELADTLSGIRGANHYFIHSAAEFERRLGEEFDYMVTPLVYDLNLDLDADGYEIEAVHGSPSADAATDRLMHVGTLFPSAKQDGEARGGVVLVRLEQTSSDADLDLVASWTERDGGEYTERVTVDVPDESSTYAHKGVRKAVALARYARELRTWAADLHDRADAATGVDDWLLPDQRGQHERESVPLVVPDRYTERFDQLRSYLADEMAAVDDESKQQEVELLETLCQQAPATPREVSD, from the coding sequence ATGACAGGCCACACAGACACCATGAATACGATGTACGCGGACATAGAGGACGGGAAGCGTCACGATATCGCAGTCGAATTCATCACCCGGCGAGCCATCGACTGCGACGGAGAACACGTCCACCGCTTGCTGGTCGCCGATCAATCGGGGAAGCAGTTCACGGTACTCGCCACGCCTGACAGCGAGGCACTCCTGGGCCTGAAAACCGGGGCAACCCACCGCATCTCGGGGCTGCTGGGCGCTGCCCCTGTCACCTCAGCAGACGACATCAGGGCTGAGTGTCCTGATTGCGGGGGACGGCTTCGACCAGGACAGGTCGTCGATGCAGCTGGAGCAGCCGTCACGCAAGCCGCGTCACAGCTCTCTCTCGACGAACCGTTCGGAATCATCGATGCCAGAGCGACCGTCCGTCGTGTTCGGGATGACCGCTCGCTCGTCGACGACTGGACGCCGATGGACGACGACAGGTCGGTCACCCCACCCGACTACGTCTGTGAGTCCTGTGGGCGCCACGTCGACGCGTACGAACTTCGGGAGACCGCCGAGGCCGATCAGATGCTCGAAAATCAGGTGATGGAGAGCGCATCACCGGCGCCAGCAAGTGCGGACATGGCGAGCCCGGAGACGGTCGGTCTTGCCGCTGGCGGGGCGAAAGACGTGGCCAACTTTCGGGAAAACGTCGCGAACAGGTATACGCCACAGCCGGAGGCGATCAGCGACGAGGGGCTGTTCTACGACTATCACTTCGAGACGGGCACGCGGACCGAATCGGAGGCCCTGTTCGCGCCGCGCTACGCGGCTGCCGTGAGCGACCACCCGATCAGTGGGGAGACCGAACGCTACCTGTCGGTGGGGCTGGATTCGACGCTCTCGGTCGACGAGTTCGAGCGGCCGCGGCTGGATCTCGTCGCCGTCCTCGACGTCTCCGGGTCGATGGACAGCTCCTTCGACGCGTACTACTACGATGAACACGGGCGCAAGCGCGAGGCTGAGGACGATGCGGCGACGAAACTCGAAGCGGCGACCCAGTCGCTGTGCGCGCTTACCGAGCAGCTCCACGCCGAGGACCGCCTGGGCGTCGTCCTCTACAACCACCGCGCCCACGTCGCGAAACCCCTCCGTGATGTCGGAACGACGGACATGCCGGCGATCCGGCGCCACATTCGCGAGATCGCTGCTGGCGGCAGTACGAACCTCGCGGACGGGTTCGAGGCGGCTGTCGACATGTTGGTCGGCGGGACGCCCAATCCTGATGTCGAGCGCCGTGTCGTCTTCATGACCGACATGATGCCGAACACGGGGACGACGGGGGACAGCGAACTCACGCAGTTGTTCGCGGACGCGGCCGCCGAGGGCGTCCACACGACGTTCGTCGGGATGGGGTTGGACGCGAATGCGGAGCTAGCGGACACTCTGTCGGGCATCCGTGGGGCGAACCACTACTTCATCCACTCGGCCGCAGAGTTCGAGCGTCGTCTGGGGGAGGAGTTCGACTACATGGTTACCCCGCTGGTGTACGACCTGAACCTCGACCTTGACGCAGACGGCTACGAGATCGAGGCGGTTCACGGATCGCCGTCCGCGGACGCCGCGACCGACCGCCTGATGCATGTCGGGACGCTGTTTCCCTCCGCCAAGCAGGATGGCGAAGCTCGGGGCGGCGTCGTCCTCGTCCGCCTCGAGCAGACGAGCTCGGACGCCGATCTCGATCTGGTCGCCTCGTGGACGGAACGGGACGGTGGTGAGTACACCGAGCGCGTCACCGTCGACGTTCCCGACGAGTCCAGCACATACGCCCATAAGGGCGTCCGGAAGGCCGTCGCGCTCGCCAGGTACGCTCGCGAACTCCGGACGTGGGCAGCTGACCTCCACGACCGCGCTGACGCCGCGACTGGCGTCGACGACTGGTTGCTCCCCGACCAGCGCGGCCAGCACGAGCGCGAGTCCGTGCCATTGGTCGTTCCTGATCGATATACCGAGCGGTTCGACCAGCTTCGCAGCTACCTCGCAGATGAGATGGCGGCTGTGGATGATGAGTCGAAGCAGCAGGAGGTGGAACTCCTGGAAACACTGTGTCAGCAGGCGCCCGCGACGCCGCGCGAGGTGAGTGACTAA